In bacterium, the following are encoded in one genomic region:
- a CDS encoding terminase family protein — protein MVSTALPKDRHEIARVLGDPVLWGQAYLHDRDGSRRVFWKHQAEDLRCERGNIIHLDGRDSGKSITLAGDVLHYAFTTRNGMGLVAAPHQGHLDTIIDEVEFQIGANPDLEASIAKNKNGTPKIKRSPYFRIEFTTGTVLHFRPAGPYGEASFRSLHVDRLWVDEGAWIPERAWNALRQCLNAGGKFRIYSTPNGLRDTTYYRLTETKKWKVFRWPSWINPTWTPEREAELVEFYGGKDTPGWQHEVAGEHGKPSFGAFDLDALHACRKEVPDYRLVVITSEELEGCEDEAAVRERFDMLVNLSPKTGAYWLGIDTGYTSDPTELVVFREDEFGLTMVLRVHGEQVPYPWLSELIRILDIYFEFAGIGLDNGGNGLAVAQELTSLDKFKDRHFLGRLMGFDFGGNTIVSFDTEGKPTKKRTKEHMTALINAALRRRLITFPRDDRQIEEQFATQTYTMTDGRVTYSKGRDHIIDAVRCALLAKDRKAFAAQGTHFEEVFLLPLATKPIF, from the coding sequence ATGGTCAGTACCGCACTACCCAAGGACCGCCATGAGATCGCCCGCGTCCTGGGCGACCCCGTGCTCTGGGGCCAGGCGTACTTGCACGACCGCGACGGATCGCGCCGCGTTTTCTGGAAGCACCAGGCCGAGGACCTGCGGTGCGAGCGCGGCAACATCATCCACCTGGACGGCAGAGATTCTGGAAAGTCGATCACGTTGGCGGGCGATGTCCTGCACTACGCCTTCACCACGCGTAACGGCATGGGCCTAGTGGCCGCGCCGCACCAAGGGCACCTCGACACGATCATCGACGAGGTGGAGTTCCAGATCGGCGCGAATCCGGACCTGGAAGCGTCCATCGCTAAAAACAAGAACGGCACGCCCAAGATCAAGCGCAGTCCCTATTTCCGGATCGAGTTCACCACCGGCACGGTGCTTCACTTCCGGCCCGCCGGACCCTATGGCGAAGCGTCGTTTCGGTCGCTTCACGTGGACCGCCTTTGGGTGGACGAGGGCGCGTGGATTCCGGAGAGGGCGTGGAATGCTCTGCGCCAGTGCCTCAACGCGGGCGGCAAGTTCCGCATTTACTCGACGCCCAACGGCCTGCGCGATACGACCTACTACCGGCTGACGGAAACGAAAAAGTGGAAGGTGTTCCGCTGGCCGTCGTGGATCAACCCGACGTGGACGCCCGAGCGCGAGGCGGAACTCGTGGAATTCTACGGCGGCAAGGACACGCCGGGTTGGCAGCACGAGGTCGCGGGCGAGCACGGCAAGCCGAGCTTCGGCGCGTTCGATCTGGATGCGCTCCACGCCTGCCGCAAGGAAGTGCCGGATTATCGCCTGGTCGTCATCACCAGCGAGGAGTTGGAGGGATGCGAGGACGAGGCGGCGGTGCGCGAGCGCTTCGACATGCTCGTGAATCTATCGCCGAAAACGGGCGCCTATTGGCTCGGCATCGACACCGGCTACACGAGCGATCCGACGGAACTGGTGGTGTTCCGCGAGGATGAATTCGGCCTCACGATGGTGCTGCGCGTCCACGGCGAGCAGGTGCCGTACCCGTGGCTCTCCGAACTTATCCGCATCCTGGACATCTACTTCGAGTTCGCGGGCATCGGCCTGGACAACGGCGGCAACGGCCTGGCCGTGGCGCAGGAACTGACGAGCCTGGACAAGTTCAAGGACCGCCATTTTCTCGGTCGGCTGATGGGCTTCGACTTCGGCGGCAACACCATCGTGAGCTTCGATACGGAGGGCAAGCCGACCAAGAAGCGCACGAAGGAACACATGACCGCGCTGATTAATGCGGCGCTGCGACGCAGGCTGATTACCTTCCCGCGCGACGACCGCCAGATCGAAGAGCAATTTGCCACGCAGACCTACACCATGACGGACGGCCGCGTGACCTACAGCAAGGGCCGCGACCACATCATCGATGCGGTGCGCTGTGCGCTGCTGGCCAAGGACCGCAAGGCGTTCGCGGCGCAGGGGACGCACTTTGAAGAGGTCTTCTTGCTGCCTCTGGCGACCAAGCCGATTTTTT